A single window of Chloracidobacterium sp. DNA harbors:
- the nadB gene encoding L-aspartate oxidase has product MSFETDFIVIGSGVAGLRSSIELAKSGARVTVLTKDKASESNTEYAQGGVAVVLSEDDNAELHEGDTLIAGAGLCDPTAVATLVTEGTVYIKQLIEWGTRFDRDGGKLIFTQEAAHSRRRIIHANGDSTGAEFVRALIARAGQERSIDITPFANTESLIIRDGRCVGVRFLDPILRTPRDVFARAVILCTGGAGQLYQHTTNPPVATGDGMAMAYYAGAEMADMEFIQFHPTALNIADAPRFLLSEAMRGEGGILRNKFGERFMPNYDERAELAPRDIVSRSIVAEMRRTGTRNVLLDMTALDGEFLRHRFPKIYETCKFYGLDITKDPLPVSPASHYCMGGIRTDLWGRTTVPGLYAAGEVTCTGVHGANRLASNSLLEGLVFGARAGRAAIEDSASLSGMSVSSSLADEKAVSEKQASLSTAVSKRIKRVMWERVGILRDRTSLERALNEFAQISSGNLSTSSRNFVTLATLVATAALWREESRGGHFRTDFPDQHDEWRHHSVQTIGKPIAAAEQMDFDISSKV; this is encoded by the coding sequence ATGTCATTCGAAACGGATTTTATCGTCATTGGCAGCGGCGTGGCTGGACTTAGGTCATCGATCGAGCTTGCTAAAAGCGGTGCCCGGGTCACCGTCTTGACTAAGGACAAGGCCAGCGAGTCGAACACCGAATATGCCCAGGGCGGAGTCGCGGTTGTTCTTTCTGAGGACGACAATGCCGAACTCCACGAGGGCGATACACTGATCGCCGGTGCCGGACTTTGCGATCCGACCGCGGTTGCGACACTCGTCACTGAGGGTACGGTTTATATCAAGCAGTTGATCGAATGGGGCACAAGATTCGATCGTGACGGCGGCAAACTGATCTTCACCCAAGAAGCGGCACACTCGCGCCGACGTATCATCCACGCGAACGGAGATTCGACCGGTGCTGAATTTGTTCGTGCCCTGATCGCCCGTGCCGGTCAGGAGAGATCGATCGACATCACCCCATTTGCCAATACCGAGAGCCTGATCATCCGCGACGGCAGGTGCGTCGGCGTCCGCTTTCTCGATCCGATCCTGCGTACTCCGCGTGACGTTTTTGCCCGGGCTGTGATCCTATGCACCGGCGGTGCCGGACAGCTTTATCAGCACACTACAAATCCTCCGGTTGCGACCGGCGACGGGATGGCAATGGCTTATTATGCCGGTGCTGAAATGGCCGATATGGAGTTCATCCAGTTTCATCCAACGGCTCTTAATATCGCTGATGCTCCTAGATTCCTCCTGAGCGAAGCAATGCGCGGTGAGGGCGGCATTCTGCGAAACAAATTCGGCGAGCGGTTTATGCCGAATTATGACGAGCGAGCCGAACTTGCACCGCGTGATATCGTTTCGCGGTCGATCGTGGCCGAGATGCGTCGCACCGGAACACGAAATGTGCTGTTGGATATGACCGCTCTTGACGGAGAATTTTTGCGGCATCGCTTTCCCAAGATCTATGAGACCTGCAAATTTTACGGCCTCGATATAACCAAGGACCCGCTGCCCGTATCACCTGCATCGCACTACTGTATGGGTGGCATACGAACTGACCTTTGGGGCCGAACTACCGTTCCGGGCCTTTACGCGGCCGGCGAGGTAACTTGCACGGGCGTACACGGTGCCAATCGGTTGGCGTCAAACTCATTACTTGAGGGACTTGTGTTCGGCGCACGTGCGGGGCGGGCCGCTATCGAGGATTCGGCGTCGCTGTCGGGAATGAGCGTCTCTAGCAGTTTGGCGGATGAAAAGGCAGTTTCAGAGAAGCAGGCATCGCTATCGACTGCCGTGAGCAAGCGCATCAAGCGAGTAATGTGGGAGCGCGTCGGCATCCTGCGCGACCGCACCTCGCTGGAGCGTGCTCTTAATGAATTTGCCCAAATATCATCGGGAAATCTAAGTACATCATCCCGAAACTTCGTTACGCTTGCCACACTCGTAGCAACCGCCGCACTCTGGCGTGAAGAGTCTCGGGGCGGGCATTTTCGAACAGATTTTCCGGATCAGCACGATGAGTGGCGGCATCATTCGGTACAGACGATCGGCAAGCCGATCGCGGCCGCCGAACAGATGGACTTTGACATATCCTCGAAAGTGTAA
- a CDS encoding TIGR01777 family protein: MKVLITGATGLVGQALQSLFAEKGYEMLLASRKDPIDEQHVKWSIDDGFANPEKLEGLDVVVHLAGENVGGLRWTDEKKKAIRDSRVFGTRNVVDAISKLKDKPKTFIASSAIGFYGERGEEEVNETSAAGDNFLASVAKDWEVESRRAEDAGIRTVLLRTGIVLSKDGGALSTMLLPFKLGVGGVVGSGKQWMSWISLDDEVAIINYAIENENIRGAVNAVSPNPVTNQEFTKTLGEVLYRPTFLPLPEFAVSMIFGEMGDALLLASTKVLPKRLIDAGFKFQFPDLKAAIENAVK; the protein is encoded by the coding sequence ATGAAAGTACTTATCACCGGAGCGACGGGTTTGGTCGGTCAGGCCCTCCAAAGTTTATTTGCGGAAAAGGGTTACGAGATGCTCCTTGCCTCACGCAAGGATCCGATCGATGAGCAACACGTAAAATGGAGTATCGACGACGGTTTTGCGAACCCCGAGAAACTCGAGGGCCTCGACGTTGTTGTCCATCTTGCCGGAGAGAATGTCGGCGGATTGCGGTGGACCGACGAAAAGAAAAAGGCGATCCGCGATAGCCGCGTGTTCGGTACGAGAAACGTCGTCGATGCGATCTCGAAGTTAAAAGACAAGCCAAAGACGTTTATTGCGTCGTCGGCAATTGGATTTTATGGAGAGCGCGGCGAAGAAGAGGTCAACGAGACTTCGGCTGCGGGCGATAATTTTCTCGCAAGTGTCGCTAAGGATTGGGAGGTCGAATCTCGCAGGGCCGAAGACGCCGGAATTCGGACGGTTCTTCTACGCACGGGTATTGTTTTGTCCAAGGACGGCGGGGCTCTCTCGACAATGCTCTTGCCCTTCAAACTGGGCGTCGGCGGTGTGGTCGGCAGCGGCAAGCAATGGATGAGCTGGATCTCTCTGGATGACGAGGTCGCGATCATTAACTACGCGATCGAAAACGAGAACATTCGCGGTGCCGTCAATGCAGTGTCGCCAAATCCGGTGACGAATCAGGAGTTTACCAAGACACTCGGCGAGGTTCTCTACCGACCAACGTTTCTGCCATTACCCGAGTTTGCAGTCAGTATGATCTTCGGCGAGATGGGCGATGCTCTACTGCTTGCCAGTACAAAGGTGTTGCCAAAGCGCCTGATCGACGCCGGGTTTAAGTTTCAGTTCCCTGACCTAAAGGCCGCCATCGAGAACGCGGTTAAATAA
- a CDS encoding cytochrome c has protein sequence MFYLKVALILVISSLFAIACSGTKQEGFVIADSKTYEASLFRQQCSICHGPEGNGKTVEGKVIPSLRSGDFKFKSEAEIYNQIANGGNGMVPFRDQLTDREIKLLADLIHNRLRENSK, from the coding sequence ATGTTTTATCTTAAGGTCGCTTTAATTCTCGTCATTTCCTCACTTTTTGCTATCGCCTGTTCTGGAACAAAACAGGAAGGCTTTGTCATCGCCGACAGTAAAACTTACGAAGCATCGCTTTTCCGGCAGCAATGCTCTATCTGTCACGGACCCGAGGGAAACGGAAAGACCGTTGAGGGCAAGGTCATTCCTAGTCTTCGCTCGGGGGATTTCAAGTTTAAGTCCGAAGCCGAGATCTACAATCAAATTGCGAACGGCGGCAACGGAATGGTGCCCTTTCGCGACCAACTTACCGACCGTGAGATCAAACTCCTCGCTGACCTGATACACAATCGTTTGAGAGAGAACTCGAAATAG
- a CDS encoding cyclase family protein, whose amino-acid sequence MMLSIELNGSMLNFDAFSPIDISMPLRFNGPQANAYGVDSATAQPCQAGEIVGDTRLGGSVNFEQYSLIPHCNGTHTECVGHITDERISVRDCLRDVMVPAFLVTLEPENGVLVRSSLEKVIEAVTYGLDPNTRVLEASSPALIVRTLPNDDSKLTRSYGVGNIPPYFTADSMEYIVQCGFKHLLVDLPSIDRIFDEGKLINHRIFWNVEVGSRETHTATRIYSTITELIYVPNEVSDGVYLLNLQIAPFATDAAPSRPMLLKQL is encoded by the coding sequence ATGATGCTGTCGATAGAATTAAATGGATCGATGTTGAATTTTGACGCATTTTCTCCGATCGATATCTCGATGCCGCTTCGTTTCAACGGTCCGCAGGCGAACGCGTACGGCGTAGATTCGGCGACGGCACAACCCTGCCAAGCCGGAGAAATCGTCGGCGATACACGCCTTGGCGGCAGCGTCAATTTTGAACAATATTCATTAATCCCACATTGTAACGGCACTCACACAGAATGTGTCGGACATATCACGGATGAGCGGATCTCAGTTCGGGATTGTTTGCGGGATGTGATGGTACCGGCCTTTTTAGTTACGTTGGAACCGGAGAACGGCGTATTAGTGAGATCGTCGTTGGAAAAGGTCATTGAAGCTGTTACTTACGGGCTTGATCCGAATACGAGGGTGTTGGAGGCCAGCTCTCCGGCATTGATCGTGCGGACATTGCCGAATGATGACAGCAAATTGACGCGAAGCTACGGAGTGGGCAACATTCCGCCGTACTTTACCGCGGATTCGATGGAATATATCGTTCAGTGCGGATTCAAGCATCTGCTCGTCGACCTGCCGTCCATCGATCGCATTTTTGACGAAGGAAAACTGATTAATCACCGGATCTTTTGGAACGTTGAGGTGGGCTCTCGTGAAACACATACGGCTACGCGTATATATAGCACGATCACCGAACTCATTTACGTTCCGAACGAAGTTTCGGACGGTGTATATCTCCTAAATCTCCAGATCGCGCCATTTGCCACCGACGCTGCCCCAAGCCGGCCGATGTTGTTGAAGCAACTGTAG
- a CDS encoding BON domain-containing protein — protein MKIKALTLFTLALALFMSACGKSDADLQKAVQDKLTADKVVGVTVAVKDAVATLTGEVADITVKTKAETSAKVEGIKSVDNKLTLKPMPTPEPPSPDKMIEGSVNEALKKKGIAGVTVAVKDGEVTLSGTVDKAKVAEIMMTANEAKPKKVINNLNK, from the coding sequence ATGAAAATCAAAGCTTTAACACTTTTCACTTTGGCCCTTGCCCTCTTTATGAGTGCTTGCGGCAAGAGCGATGCTGATCTGCAGAAAGCAGTTCAGGATAAGCTCACCGCCGACAAGGTCGTAGGCGTAACCGTGGCCGTCAAGGACGCTGTCGCTACCCTGACGGGCGAAGTCGCAGACATCACCGTAAAGACAAAGGCCGAAACCTCAGCCAAGGTCGAAGGCATCAAATCAGTTGATAACAAACTGACGCTCAAGCCGATGCCGACGCCGGAACCGCCGTCACCCGATAAAATGATCGAAGGCAGCGTCAACGAGGCACTCAAAAAGAAAGGAATTGCAGGAGTTACCGTAGCCGTTAAGGATGGCGAAGTTACACTGAGCGGAACCGTGGACAAGGCTAAGGTTGCCGAGATCATGATGACCGCTAACGAAGCAAAACCGAAGAAGGTTATCAACAACCTCAACAAATAG
- the aroA gene encoding 3-phosphoshikimate 1-carboxyvinyltransferase codes for MILMFVHPAKSLTGTLRLPGDKSISHRAAMFAAMASGTSTISNFAASSDCGSTLDCLASLGCEITRSGNDVTVAGRPFTRPDSPLDCGNSGTTMRLMSGILAGRQVGAALIGDESLSSRPMNRVIEPLEEMGAEISSNNGKAPLVVTPGRPLSGTRHELRIASAQIKSCLLLAGIGAEGTTEVIEPVPTRDHTERMLRWFGAEIDTSIPGAISIKGGQMLSARSFSVPGDISSAAFFMVAAASLEGSALTLESIGLNPSRTGIIDVLRRTGVDLSITDERVECGEPVGDIVVRGSRQRLTAAAPLLLDGPLIANIIDEIPVLAVLGTQMGQGLEIRGAGELRVKESDRIRTVVEGLRSMGADVVEFDDGLRVAHSQLHGARINSYGDHRIAMAFAVAASFAIGETEIVDADCVDVSFPGFFETLKSVVIS; via the coding sequence ATGATACTAATGTTTGTTCATCCTGCCAAAAGCCTCACCGGCACGTTACGATTGCCCGGTGATAAATCGATATCCCACCGGGCGGCGATGTTTGCCGCGATGGCCAGCGGAACTTCGACGATCAGCAATTTCGCGGCTAGCTCCGATTGCGGCTCGACGCTCGACTGTCTCGCTTCGCTTGGTTGTGAGATCACACGATCGGGAAATGATGTTACGGTCGCCGGCCGCCCATTCACACGGCCTGATTCGCCGCTTGATTGCGGTAATAGCGGCACCACGATGCGGCTTATGTCGGGCATCCTTGCCGGGCGGCAGGTCGGCGCCGCTTTGATCGGTGACGAATCGCTCTCGTCACGGCCGATGAACCGCGTAATCGAACCGCTAGAAGAAATGGGGGCGGAAATCTCATCTAATAACGGAAAAGCTCCGCTTGTGGTCACGCCGGGCAGGCCGCTATCGGGCACCAGGCACGAGCTTCGGATAGCGTCCGCTCAGATCAAGTCCTGTTTGCTACTGGCCGGAATCGGTGCTGAAGGCACGACCGAAGTCATAGAACCGGTTCCGACCCGCGACCATACCGAACGAATGCTGCGATGGTTTGGAGCCGAGATCGACACTTCGATTCCTGGGGCTATCTCGATCAAGGGCGGACAAATGCTTTCAGCACGATCTTTCTCGGTGCCCGGAGATATATCTTCGGCGGCATTCTTTATGGTCGCCGCGGCGAGTCTTGAGGGTTCGGCCTTGACGCTGGAGAGCATCGGCCTAAATCCCTCTCGAACCGGAATAATTGACGTTTTGCGACGAACCGGAGTTGACCTTTCGATCACCGACGAGCGAGTCGAATGCGGTGAACCGGTCGGCGATATCGTCGTTCGGGGTTCACGACAACGTCTAACCGCCGCCGCCCCGTTATTACTCGACGGACCGTTGATCGCCAATATTATTGATGAGATCCCGGTACTTGCGGTCCTCGGAACACAAATGGGCCAAGGCCTGGAGATCCGCGGTGCAGGAGAATTGAGGGTCAAGGAATCTGACCGCATAAGGACCGTTGTCGAAGGCCTGCGGTCAATGGGTGCCGATGTCGTTGAGTTCGACGACGGTCTCCGGGTCGCTCATTCGCAACTTCACGGAGCCCGTATCAACTCTTATGGAGACCATCGTATAGCAATGGCCTTTGCGGTCGCCGCGTCGTTTGCTATCGGTGAAACCGAGATCGTCGACGCGGATTGCGTCGATGTTTCGTTTCCCGGATTCTTTGAAACGCTTAAAAGTGTCGTAATCTCATAG
- a CDS encoding long-chain fatty acid--CoA ligase codes for MQNTATTLNLASIVSHHARLAPQKEAFVCGDVRLTYGEIDGLSNRVANALVEMGIGYGDKVALCCPNLPFFPIVYYGIMKVGAAVVPLNVLFKPREIAYHLSDSDAKAIFVFEGTDELPLADTVKEAFDQVPTCEKLIVMTKGLMDPSPLADHETLTQITFDKSEKFDIFPTRPDDTCAILYTSGTTGQPKGAELTHLNLYSNVTTTFLIHLPMLDFTDGEQKTCLITLPLFHTTGQTVQMNTQIYAGHRIILLPRFDPQATLDAMVAERVNFWVGVPTMYWALLRYVDETGYDISRIRETMKVCSSGGAPMPVEVMKEFQERFGVRVMEGYGLSETSPLACFNHFERPSKPGKVGQQIFGVDVRCFDDDDREVPRGQRGEIVIRGTNVMKGYYKRPEATAEAFRNGWFHTGDIGILDEDGYLSIVDRKKDMILRGGYNIYPRELEEVIITHPLVSLCAVIGVPDERLGEEVKAFVVLRPGCELSVAEFTDWCKTQFAANKYPRHVEFRDSLPIGGTGKIFKRALKEESA; via the coding sequence ATGCAAAATACGGCTACCACCTTAAATCTGGCGTCGATCGTCTCTCATCACGCTCGGCTTGCTCCCCAAAAAGAAGCGTTCGTTTGCGGCGACGTCCGATTGACATACGGCGAGATCGACGGCTTATCGAATCGAGTAGCAAATGCTCTGGTCGAAATGGGCATCGGCTATGGCGATAAGGTCGCCCTCTGCTGCCCAAACCTTCCGTTTTTTCCGATAGTGTATTACGGCATTATGAAGGTTGGGGCGGCGGTCGTGCCGTTGAATGTGCTATTCAAGCCGCGCGAGATCGCCTATCATCTCTCGGACTCGGACGCCAAGGCTATTTTTGTCTTCGAAGGAACCGATGAATTGCCGCTAGCTGATACGGTAAAGGAAGCTTTCGATCAGGTACCAACTTGCGAAAAGCTGATCGTGATGACCAAGGGCCTGATGGACCCAAGTCCGCTCGCCGACCACGAAACCCTGACCCAAATAACTTTCGACAAGTCCGAGAAATTCGATATTTTTCCGACTCGCCCCGACGACACCTGCGCGATCCTCTATACGTCGGGGACAACGGGCCAACCAAAGGGTGCCGAACTCACGCACTTAAATCTGTATTCCAATGTAACGACAACGTTTTTGATACATTTGCCGATGCTCGATTTTACCGACGGCGAGCAAAAGACGTGTCTGATCACGCTGCCACTGTTTCACACGACCGGACAGACCGTGCAGATGAACACGCAGATCTATGCGGGACACCGAATTATCCTACTGCCAAGGTTCGACCCACAGGCGACGCTCGACGCGATGGTCGCCGAACGCGTAAATTTCTGGGTCGGTGTGCCGACAATGTATTGGGCACTGCTTCGATACGTGGACGAGACCGGCTATGACATCAGCCGGATTCGCGAAACAATGAAGGTTTGCTCCTCTGGCGGTGCCCCGATGCCGGTCGAAGTGATGAAGGAGTTTCAGGAGCGTTTCGGTGTTCGCGTGATGGAGGGTTACGGCCTCTCAGAAACCTCACCGCTAGCCTGCTTTAACCACTTTGAGCGTCCGTCGAAACCTGGAAAAGTCGGACAACAGATCTTTGGCGTCGATGTGCGCTGTTTTGACGACGACGATAGAGAGGTTCCGCGTGGCCAACGCGGTGAGATCGTCATTCGCGGGACCAACGTAATGAAAGGATATTACAAACGCCCGGAGGCAACGGCCGAAGCTTTTCGTAATGGTTGGTTTCACACCGGCGACATCGGGATTCTGGACGAGGATGGCTACCTGTCCATCGTAGACCGAAAAAAGGATATGATCCTCCGCGGTGGTTACAACATTTATCCCCGCGAACTCGAGGAAGTGATCATCACTCATCCGCTAGTGTCCCTGTGTGCGGTGATCGGCGTGCCGGACGAGCGACTTGGCGAAGAAGTTAAAGCATTTGTCGTGCTTAGGCCCGGATGTGAATTGTCGGTCGCAGAATTTACCGACTGGTGCAAAACACAATTTGCCGCCAATAAATACCCGAGACACGTCGAGTTTCGCGATTCACTTCCGATCGGCGGCACCGGCAAGATATTCAAACGAGCTCTCAAGGAAGAGTCAGCTTGA
- a CDS encoding FAD-dependent monooxygenase, which translates to MVQNRRVTIIGAGLAGSLLAINLSKRGIEVDVYEARGDMRLESVAAGRSINLALSDRGIAALREVGMDEYMLAEAIPMYGRMIHSVDGSTRLLPYSGRKGEYINSVSRAGLNIALINEAAKYEGVKFHFNARCIDFDCKSGEAKFSNGEVANADTVIATDGAGSAVRNAMQHGGVERFDFSQKWLDHGYKELHIPPAPSDKLQFVEPNASSDKLKFVGQFQIEKNALHIWPRNKFMMIALPNFDGSFTCTLFFAHKGENSFEQLRDENSVREFFGREFPDAVPLMPTLIEDFIANPTGNLGTIKCFPWNAGGKALLLGDSAHAVVPFYGQGMNCAFEDVRILDQLVGKHGTDWQTVYEEYGELRKVNTDAIADMAEENFYEMRDAVADPVFLRKRELETKLEQTYPDYFSKYSMVTFREDLPYSLAKSKGNAQDQLLMEICAGVENVVDVDIEQTMQRLRSL; encoded by the coding sequence ATGGTACAGAATAGACGTGTAACGATAATCGGTGCCGGGCTAGCGGGTTCACTCCTCGCGATCAACCTTTCCAAACGCGGCATCGAAGTGGATGTTTACGAGGCCCGGGGCGATATGCGCCTCGAATCGGTCGCCGCCGGCCGATCGATCAATCTCGCGTTGTCCGATCGCGGCATCGCGGCGCTTCGCGAGGTTGGGATGGATGAGTATATGCTCGCCGAGGCGATCCCGATGTACGGACGGATGATCCATAGCGTCGATGGTTCGACTCGTTTGCTGCCGTATTCGGGCCGTAAGGGTGAGTACATCAACTCGGTTTCACGCGCGGGATTGAACATAGCGTTGATCAACGAAGCTGCAAAATATGAAGGTGTGAAATTTCACTTCAACGCTCGATGCATTGATTTTGACTGCAAGTCCGGCGAAGCGAAATTCTCAAATGGTGAGGTTGCCAATGCCGACACCGTCATCGCGACCGACGGTGCCGGATCGGCCGTGCGGAACGCAATGCAGCACGGCGGCGTCGAGCGTTTTGATTTCTCGCAAAAATGGCTTGATCACGGTTACAAGGAACTCCATATCCCGCCCGCACCGTCCGACAAACTTCAGTTTGTCGAACCCAACGCTAGCAGCGACAAACTAAAGTTTGTCGGACAGTTTCAGATCGAGAAAAACGCACTCCACATATGGCCGCGAAACAAGTTTATGATGATCGCCCTGCCGAACTTCGATGGGAGCTTTACCTGTACGCTGTTTTTTGCGCACAAAGGCGAAAATTCGTTTGAACAGTTGCGGGATGAAAATTCGGTTCGGGAGTTTTTCGGGCGTGAGTTTCCGGATGCGGTTCCGCTTATGCCGACTTTGATCGAAGATTTCATAGCTAATCCGACCGGCAATCTCGGCACGATCAAGTGTTTCCCGTGGAATGCCGGCGGTAAGGCTCTGTTGCTTGGCGATTCTGCTCACGCGGTGGTGCCATTTTATGGGCAGGGAATGAACTGTGCATTCGAAGACGTGCGGATCCTCGACCAGCTTGTTGGGAAGCACGGCACCGACTGGCAAACGGTTTACGAGGAGTATGGCGAACTGCGAAAGGTAAATACTGATGCGATCGCCGATATGGCCGAGGAGAATTTCTACGAAATGCGCGATGCAGTTGCGGACCCTGTGTTTCTAAGAAAGCGCGAACTTGAGACAAAACTCGAACAGACATACCCAGACTATTTTTCTAAGTATTCGATGGTGACCTTTCGCGAAGATCTTCCATATTCGCTGGCTAAGTCAAAGGGCAACGCACAGGATCAGTTGCTAATGGAGATATGTGCCGGCGTGGAAAACGTCGTTGATGTCGATATAGAGCAAACAATGCAGCGTCTGCGGAGCTTATAA
- a CDS encoding LysM peptidoglycan-binding domain-containing protein, with translation MSLQEKYQTLLELANANGTTYELAEGDGVLHVTGTAPSDEAKAQLWTEYERIDPDFQSSDLILNVSTGAGDAGGGANTYTVVSGDSLSKIGSKYGVAWKAIWDANRDILNHPDKIYPGQELKIP, from the coding sequence ATGTCATTACAAGAGAAATACCAAACACTTCTGGAACTCGCCAATGCTAACGGAACAACCTACGAGTTGGCCGAAGGCGACGGCGTGCTTCACGTCACGGGAACTGCTCCGAGCGACGAAGCCAAAGCACAGCTTTGGACAGAGTACGAGCGGATCGATCCTGATTTTCAGTCGAGCGATCTCATCCTTAACGTTTCGACCGGTGCCGGCGATGCGGGCGGCGGTGCTAATACGTACACGGTGGTTTCAGGCGACAGCCTGAGCAAGATCGGATCAAAGTACGGCGTTGCGTGGAAGGCCATCTGGGATGCTAATCGCGACATCCTCAATCACCCGGACAAGATCTATCCGGGACAGGAATTGAAGATTCCCTAA
- a CDS encoding shikimate kinase (catalyzes the formation of shikimate 3-phosphate from shikimate in aromatic amino acid biosynthesis), which yields MNKEQRIVLTGFMGVGKSSVARHVAHLIKSKRVDLDHELEYGERRTVAQIIDAEGEPAFRDIESRYLQEALDRPDLRVLSLGGGTWTLERNREIIKRSGLTSVWLESTFEHCWLNVAFSRKDRPLARDKKRAFELFQQRQQHYALADWHFVVRPDSTSFDVAKQIIEQIFS from the coding sequence ATGAACAAGGAACAAAGAATCGTACTCACCGGTTTTATGGGTGTCGGCAAATCCAGCGTCGCCCGACACGTCGCGCACCTGATCAAGTCAAAACGTGTCGACCTGGACCACGAACTCGAATACGGTGAAAGGCGCACGGTCGCCCAGATAATCGACGCCGAAGGCGAACCGGCATTTCGCGACATCGAATCCCGCTATTTGCAGGAAGCGCTCGACAGACCTGACCTCCGAGTGCTGTCGCTCGGCGGCGGAACGTGGACACTCGAGCGAAACCGAGAAATCATCAAGAGGTCGGGCTTGACCAGCGTTTGGCTTGAATCGACTTTTGAACATTGCTGGCTAAATGTTGCATTTTCGCGAAAAGATCGGCCGCTCGCCCGCGACAAAAAGCGGGCATTCGAACTATTTCAACAAAGACAACAACATTATGCCCTCGCTGATTGGCATTTTGTGGTTCGTCCGGACAGTACGTCATTTGACGTTGCCAAACAGATCATCGAACAAATATTTTCGTAA